The Monomorium pharaonis isolate MP-MQ-018 chromosome 5, ASM1337386v2, whole genome shotgun sequence genome includes a window with the following:
- the LOC105838781 gene encoding retinoblastoma-like protein 1 isoform X1 has product MANMSALVSFPAKPPRQPRYERNEEFLWRCRSVFPAVYLVRSLYLAGLRREKMGQSDDAEDSMYGRHQDLCQKLNMDAAAASEAWKSYETIRQNYTLEGDQLHWIGCAVYVACRKFSIPTVGKPGTNVEGNCVSLTRLLQLCNLPLIQFFTKSKSWADMANMPQDFRARIEKLEANFSVSMVIFKKYQPIFSDIFKDPREDTSKPPRSRRHKAVPCTPSRVFEFCWTLFICIKGAIHDISDDLVNSYHLLLVCCDLIYNNALLANRKDLLNPNFPGLPANFNDDNYIPPQTANCIVNLLCERHDAIAVEAKAIKEYCVRNYINKLFNEKTLRGDQSNFSGMLEALNFDSNNKAMNKSYEQRMLSVGDFDERIFLAEWRRLNLSGISNSNILDQNDAKHVQFNKHDILKGHDANENIGSPTQIMNIEDFHERLQIKKEQHAGQIQYLAPPTPLTGRKYLRSKDMSNITPVTTATQSVIKLQALIAGQSAPSESLLQMLNNCSQDVKSSLEAKVKQIGEQFCANYNSNANNGSASDFAKKRLLMGQTLFYKLLEMILNDEKRKKPNDDITNLLLNEIFIQSLYACCLEIVIYSYKSNDKIFPWILKALNLDAYYFYKVIEIIVRAEDQLSRDVVKHLNHIEEKILESLAWQSDSPLWQTIESLPDGVPSCEEVSLPGTLETADPNAPGQPVLRRIALDRDRTHDVPQSPISSASERFQSPIAASGAAKKRLFSTDTRITGQSVLRVGQSVLSSNRMLLDNGQRILLVPDQTGVSRASGTTQALNNPTQATNRDAAKPKRTGSVALFFRKFYNLACVRMQELCNSLEISDTDKKKIWTIFEYSIKERTKLMKDRHLDQILMCAIYVICKLVRMEKNSFTEIMRCYRLQPQAESHIYRSVLIEKVPNDEDPGTSGNERSEDNNMLGENITPPTPTNMAGTCQNFNGEIRGDLIKFYNTMYVPQVKDFANKFGSTRGSVTNLSLSPLPKGKAPANSPVRRVTSSIMTRTLDPKAISASPAPQLTYCFSRSPAKDLEAINKMMISVDAKKSVGKRLLSDDTDVEMTEGAPSKKATTFVARKLENIIGERRTQNQ; this is encoded by the exons ATGGCAAATATGTCGGCGCTCGTGTCGTTTCCCGCCAAGCCCCCGCGACAACCCCGTTACGAGCGTAACGAAGAGTTTTTGTGGCGGTGTAGGAGTGTTTTCCCCGCGGTTTATCTCGTCCGATCTCTTTATCTGGCTGGACTACGGCGCGAAAAGATGGGGCAGTCAGACGACGCTGAGGACTCGATGTACGGCCGACACCAGGATCTCTGCCAGAAGCTGAATATGGATGCGGCAGCCGCGTCCGAGGCCTGGAAATCCTACGAGACTATTCGACAAAACTACACCCTCGAG GGTGATCAATTACATTGGATAGGCTGTGCAGTGTATGTGGCCTGTAGAAAGTTTTCCATACCCACGGTAGGAAAACCAGGCACTAATGTGGAAGGCAACTGTGTATCGCTGACTCGTCTCTTGCAACTGTGTAATCTCCCATTGATACAATTCTTTACAAAGAGCAAGTCATGGGCAGATATGGCAAATATGCCACAAGACTTTCGGGCTAGGATAGAGAAGCTAGAGGCAAATTTTTCTGTTTCCATGGtcatatttaagaaatatcagCCTATATTCTctgatattttcaaagatcCACGAGAGGATACGTCTAAGCCACCTAGATCAAGAAGGCATAAAGCAGTTCCCTGTACGCCTAGCAGGGTCTTTGAATTCTGTTGGACGTTGTTCATATGTATAAAGGGTGCAATTCATGATATCTCAGATGACCTTGTTAATTCTTACCATCTCTTGCTAGTTTGCTGCGATCTTATCTATAACAATGCTTTATTAGCTAATAGAAAAGATTTGCTGAATCCTAATTTTCCTG GTTTACCAGCAAATTTCAACGATGACAATTATATCCCACCTCAAACAGCAAATTGTATTGTTAACCTGCTATGCGAGCGTCATGATGCAATCGCCGTTGAGGCTAAAGCCATAAAGGAGTACTGTGTGAGGAATTACATAAACAAgctatttaatgaaaaaactttACGTGGTGATCAATCAAATTTCTCTGGCATGCTAGAggcattaaattttgatagtaACAACAAGGCTATGAACAAGTCTTATGAACAGCGTATGCTAAGTGTCGGAGATTTTgatgaaagaattttcttag CGGAATGGAGAAGATTAAATTTGAGTGGTATatcaaattcaaatatattagaCCAAAACGATGCCAAGCATGTCCAGTTTAATAAACATGACATCTTAAAAG GCCATGATGCTAATGAAAATATTGGTTCTCCTACGCAAATAATGAACATTGAAGATTTTCACGAACGATtgcaaataaagaaagaacaaCATGCTGGG CAGATACAATATTTGGCACCTCCCACACCATTGACTGGACGTAAATATCTCCGATCAAAGGATATGTCTAATATAACACCAGTAACTACAGCAACTCAAAGTGTCATCAAGTTACAAGCTTTAATAGCCGGACAATCCGCTCCAAGTGAAAGTTTATTGCAGATGCTGAACAACTGTTCTCAAGATGTCAAATCCTCACTAGAGGCAAAAGTTAAACAAATTGGCGAACAATTTTGCGCAAACTATAATAGTAATGCAAACAATGGTTCGGCATCTGATTTTGCAAAGAAGCGTCTTCTTATGGGACAAACCTTATTTTACAAGCTTctagaaatgattttaaacGACGAGAAACGCAAAAAGCCGAATGACGACATAACT AATCTTCTTTTGAATGAAATCTTTATACAATCCCTTTATGCCTGTTGTCTTGAAAtcgttatatattcatataaaagcaatgacaaaatatttccatGGATACTGAAAGCTTTGAATCTAGACGCTTACTATTTCTATAAAGTCATAGAAATTATAGTAAGAGCTGAGGATCAACTGTCACGGGACGTGGTCAAGCATTTGAATCATATAGAGGAGAAGATTCTAGAGTCCCTGGCCTGGCAAAGCGATAGTCCTTTATGGCAAACCATCGAATCTTTGCCAGATGGTGTGCCGAGCTGTGAGGAAGTTTCCTTACCTGGTACTTTGGAAACTGCCGATCCGAATGCGCCTGGTCAACCTGTATTAAGACGTATTGCTTTAGATCGGGATCGTACTCATGACGTTCCACAAAGCCCGATTTCATCTGCTTCAGAGag ATTTCAGTCTCCAATCGCAGCATCTGGTGCAGCAAAGAAGCGATTATTCTCTACCGACACTAGGATCACTGGTCAAAGTGTTCTTCGTGTTGGACAGAGTGTGTTATCTTCTAATAGAATGTTATTGGATAATGGTCAAAGGATACTCTTGGTACCTGATCAAACTGGTGTTTCTAGAGCATCGGGTACGACACAAGCATTAAATAATCCCACACAAGCGACGAACAGAGACGCGGCAAAACCGAAGAGAACAGGTTCGGTCGCGCTGTTCTTCCGAAAGTTCTACAATCTTGCATGCGTACGCATGCAGGAGTTGTGCAATTCATTAGAAATATCAGATACTGATAAGAAAAAGATCTGGACGATCTTTGAATACTCCATCAAGGAACGTACTAAATTGATGAAGGACCGACATCTCGATCAAATCTTAATGTGtgcaatttatgtaatatgtaaattgGTTAGGATGGAGAAAAATTCGTTCACCGAAATCATGCGATGCTATCGACTACAGCCACAGGCTGAATCTCATATATATAGATCAGTACTTATCGAAAAAGTTCCTAATGATGAAGATCCAGGAACGAGTGGTAATGAAAGATCGGAAGACAATAATATGTTAGGAGAAAATATAACTCCACCTACACCAACAAATATGGCTGGGACGTGTCAAAACTTTAATGGGGAGATACGCGGCGATTTGATCAAATTCTACAACACAATGTATGTTCCACAAGTCAAGGATTTTGCGAACAAATTTGGATCTACTCGCGGCAGTGTTACGAATCTCTCGCTGAGTCCTTTACCAAAAGGAAAAGCGCCTGCTAATTCTCCAGTAAGACGTGTCACTAGTAGTATTATGACACGCACTCTAGATCCAAAGGCTATTAGTGCGTCACCGGCGCCACAATTAACTTATTGTTTCAGTCGTAGTCCTGCCAAg GATTTAGAGGCTATCAATAAGATGATGATATCTGTGGACGCAAAAAAGAGTGTAGGAAAGCGATTACTTTCCGATGACACGGATGTAGAAATGACAGAAGGTGCACCTTCTAAAAAAGCTACAACTTTTGTTGCAcggaaattagaaaatattattggaGAACGACGAACGCAAAATCAATAA